The proteins below are encoded in one region of Sphaerodactylus townsendi isolate TG3544 linkage group LG06, MPM_Stown_v2.3, whole genome shotgun sequence:
- the C1QTNF6 gene encoding complement C1q tumor necrosis factor-related protein 6 translates to METVPRRVHLAFLVFPLVVFGAPRDESGPQQFTATLNSCRRCCDSLDAPGSSETSPGTNSPRSVPYIIPEVRPYINLTILKGDKGDQGEPGIPGKWGKEGPPGERGAQGPKGNKGQMGAPGDPCKHQYAAFSVGRKKALHSSEGYQALIFDTVFVNLYSHFDMFKGKFYCYVAGLYFFSLNVHTWNFKETYMHVMRNNKEEVILYAQPSDRSIMQSQSLMLELQENDEIWVRLYKRERDNAIYSDDVDIYITFSGYLIKPSLE, encoded by the exons ATGGAAACTGTGCCAAGGCGAGTCCATTTGGCTTTCCTTGTGTTCCCATTGGTGGTCTTTGGGGCTCCCAGGGATGAGTCTGGCCCCCAACAGTTCACAGCCACCCTGAACAGCTGCAGGCGCTGCTGTGATTCACTGGATGCCCCGGGCTCCTCAGAGACCAGTCCCGGCACAAATAGCCCTCGCTCTGTACCGTATATAATACCAGAAGTCCGTCCATATATCAACCTCACCATTCTGAAAG gaGACAAAGGAGATCAAGGAGAGCCTGGGATCCCTGGAAAATGGGGCAAAGAAGGACCCCCTGGTGAACGGGGAGCTCAGGGCCCGAAGGGGAACAAGGGACAGATGGGTGCCCCGGGGGATCCTTGTAAGCACCAGTATGCCGCTTTCTCCGTGGGCCGGAAGAAGGCCCTCCACAGCAGCGAGGGGTACCAGGCCCTGATCTTTGACACCGTCTTTGTGAATCTCTATAGCCACTTTGACATGTTTAAGGGCAAATTCTACTGCTACGTGGCCGGTCTCTACTTTTTCAGCCTCAATGTCCACACCTGGAATTTCAAGGAGACCTACATGCACGTCATGCGGAACAACAAGGAGGAAGTCATTCTCTACGCTCAGCCCAGCGACCGCAGCATCATGCAGAGCCAGAGCCTGATGCTGGAGCTGCAGGAGAACGACGAAATCTGGGTGCGCCTCTACAAGCGAGAGCGGGACAACGCCATCTACAGTGACGACGTGGACATTTACATCACTTTCAGTGGCTACTTGATCAAGCCCAGCCTTGAGTAA
- the SSTR3 gene encoding somatostatin receptor type 3: protein MDSFNFSTTSWEENSTATSTLFISGNLSLPVSLGVDVSGVLIPLVYLIVCVGGLAGNSLVIYVVLCHSVSESVTNVYILNLALADELFMLGLPFLAAQNALSYWPFGSFMCRLVMAVDAINQFTSIFCLTVMSVDRYLAVVHPGKSSKWRTARVAKVVSATVWMLSSVVVLPVVVFSDVPLGMSTCHIQWPEPASVWRTGFIVYTAALGFFGPLLVICLCYLLIVVKVRSSGRKVRALTAKRKRSERRVTRMVVAVVAVFVLCWLPFYVLNIINVIWPLPEEPSLFGIYFLVVVLPYANSCANPIIYGFLSYRFKQGFRRAILRPSRRVQSQEVAAAATTPDKMEEEEEEEEEEEEEEEMKTGVMEVSKITQNGSGGQECIPSSGAGGSEQKPLPEDPVSCEKPRVINTSYL, encoded by the coding sequence ATGGACAGTTTCAACTTCTCAACCACTTCTTGGGAGGAGAATTCAACAGCTACCAGCACACTCTTTATTTCTGGGAACCTGTCCTTACCTGTGAGTCTTGGTGTTGACGTCAGCGGTGTCCTCATCCCTCTGGTTTACCTCATAGTCTGTGTGGGAGGGCTAGCTGGAAACTCCCTGGTTATCTATGTGGTTTTGTGCCATTCAGTGAGTGAATCGGTGACTAACGTCTACATCCTCAACTTGGCGTTGGCAGATGAACTCTTCATGCTCGGCTTACCCTTCCTGGCGGCCCAAAATGCATTGTCCTATTGGCCTTTTGGTTCATTCATGTGCCGGCTAGTGATGGCTGTGGATGCCATCAACCAGTTCACTAGCATTTTTTGTCTAACTGTGATGAGCGTCGACCGTTATTTGGCAGTGGTGCATCCAGGGAAGTCGTCAAAATGGAGGACAGCACGTGTGGCTAAGGTGGTTAGTGCCACAGTGTGGATGCTCTCTTCAGTGGTGGTGTTGCCAGTAGTGGTGTTCTCAGACGTTCCTCTGGGCATGAGCACTTGCCATATCCAGTGGCCTGAGCCAGCTTCcgtatggagaactgggttcattgTCTACACAGCTGCACTTGGCTTCTTTGGGCCACTGCTGGTAATCTGTCTATGTTACTTACTTATTGTCGTCAAGGTTCGATCCTCAGGCAGAAAAGTGCGAGCACTGACAGCCAAGCGCAAGCGCTCTGAACGCAGAGTCACACGCATGGTGGTGGCTGTGGTGGCTGTCTTTGTCTTATGCTGGCTGCCGTTTTACGTGCTCAACATCATCAACGTCATCTGGCCTCTGCCCGAGGAACCGTCCCTTTTCGGCATCTACTTCCTGGTTGTGGTGCTGCCCTATGCTAACAGCTGTGCCAATCCCATCATTTACGGTTTCCTCTCCTACCGCTTCAAGCAGGGTTTCCGCAGGGCCATCCTGAGACCCTCCCGCCGAGTCCAGAGCCAAGAAGTAGCAGCCGCAGCAACAACACCagacaaaatggaagaagaggaagaggaggaggaggaggaagaagaagaagaagaaatgaaaacagGAGTGATGGAGGTCAGCAAGATCACCCAGAATGGCAGTGGCGGACAGGAATGTATCCCAAGCAGCGGAGCAGGAGGCAGTGAACAAAAACCACTTCCCGAGGATCCTGTTAGTTGTGAGAAACCCAGAGTTATAAACACCAGCTACTTGTAG